From the Romeriopsis navalis LEGE 11480 genome, the window CTCAAAAAAATGGCCCGCCACCACGTCCACCTTTCTGCTGATACTCGCAAAGCGAAAGATGTTGGGCAACGTCGTGGTAAACCTGTGATTTTTCAAGTCGATGCGGCGGCGATGGATGCTGCAGGCATAATCTTCTACTGCTCCGAAAACGGTGTTTGGCTCACCGATCACGTTCCGCCAGAGTATCTAACGCCGATCGTATAGCGCAGGCCGATGCTGCAACCCTATAGTAAATCTTCGACTGTCTCCCAGTTTTGGCCGCGTCGAATCACTTCTGGATCATCGCCTGTCATATCGACGATCGTTGACATCTGCCCCGATGGCTCAACATCGCTGTCAATAATCACGTCCACCATGCTGTCAAAGCCATCAAATAGCTCAAACCGTGAATCGGCGACATGGACTGCTTCAAACTCTTCTTCTAATGCCAATGCGTAGGCACTCGTCGAAATAATTGGATTGCCTAATGCTTCCATTAACGCTAAAGAAATTGGATGGTCTGGTACACGAATTCCGGTTGTTTTTCGCTTTGGATGCATGACCAGCTTTGGCACCAATTTTGTTGTTGGTAAGACGAAGGTGTAAGGCCCCGGGATCAGCTTGCGCATGAGTTTGTACGACCCATCATCGACCTTGGCATACTGGGCAATATCGGATAGTGATGGACATAAAAATGTTAGCGGCTTCTCGTTCGCCATGTCCTTGATTTGGCGCACTCGCTGCACGGCACTTTTTGAATTTAGGTCACAGCCGATCGCGTACACCGTATCCGTGGGATAGAGCATAACGGCTCCACGCCTGAGTTCATCCCGAATGTCATCAACTGTACGTTGTTGGGGATTAACCGGATGTAGCGAATAAATTTGGGCCATAACTCAAACAAAATTATCAAACAATCTTATTTAAAGTTGTAGCAGAACCGCACCATTGAAACCGCATCTCCTAGTTAAATCGTAACTAAGTGCAGAACGTCAACACCCCGTCAAATCGGCTGCGACAAACTTTGCGGTATTTTTTGCGGCCTCCAAAATTGTCATAAGACCACTTCCGGGATGCACGGCTCCGCCAACCCAATATAAACTCTCTACTTTTTCCGATCGAATTGGTGGACGCATTGGCCCCATCTGCAACCATGTATGACTCAGATTAAATACTGCACCGAGATGCACAAAGTAGTCGTCCTGCCAGGTATCGGCTGTATGTAACGACTCCGTCACAATATGCTGCTCTAAGTCTTCAAAGCCTAGCAAGGCCAATTGCTGCACGACAAAATCTCGGTATGACTGCTGCTGCTCGGACCAATTCACCCCATGGCCTGTATGGGGAATCGGTACCAAAACATAGAGGGTTGAATGGCCCGCTGGTGCGGCGGAAGTCTCTGTTGCGCCGGGATAGCAAACATAGAATGGCGGATCAGTCTCATCTAATGCGGAATCGTCGACAAATGGTTTATCCTTGCGCCGCACATGTTCTGACAGATAAATCTGATGGTGCGGCACATCATACTGCTTGTCTAAACCGAGATGCAGCATGAATGTGGAGCAGGAAAACTGCTTTTTATCAAAAAATGCCTTGGTGTATTTCCCGCGATGGGACTCGGGCACGATCGACTGCACCGCCTGAGCAAAGTCAGCATTCACCACCACTGCATCCGCCGCAATCTGCCGACCATCTTCTAGCTCAATCCCAACGGCCTTGTCTCCTTTCAGCAAGACCTGACGCACCGGGGAATTCAGATGAATCTTGCCACCCTTATCCTCGATCGCCCGTCCCAATGCCTGGGCTAATGCGCGAAATCCCCCCTTTGGATGCCATACACCATAGGCCAACTCTAGATAGGGAATCAGACTAAACACACTCGCACTCAAGGTCGGATGCATCCCTAAATATTTCGCTGGATAGCTCAAGGCATACACTAATCGATCGTCCCCAAACGCTTTCCAGAAATGCTGATACAACGATTCCCAAGGCTTAAAGCTCAAGAACGCCGGAATCTCATCAAGTCGGGCATATCCCAAGAGCGATCGCGCCGGTTGACTCAAATACGGCTCATACCCCAGCTCATACATCCGCTCCAGCCGCTTTACCCATTGATCAAATGCCTCCGGCAGGTCCGATCGCCATTCCCCAATCTGCTGCTTCAGTGCATCTCGATCGGTCGTCAAATCCAACCAAGTATCATCCCAAAACCGCAGCCGCGTATAAGGATCAACCCGCTGAAACTCAATATAATCCGCCCGGTTCAACCCCGCACTGGCAAACAAATCCTCATACAACTGCGGCATCTGCAAAATCGTTGGCCCCGTATCGAAGTGATAAGCCCCATCCTGCAAACCCCGCATTCGACCACCTACGCGATCGGCAGCTTCAAATATCTCTACCTCACAACCTTGTCCTAGCAATCGTAGCGCAGTCGCCAAACCACCTGGCCCCAAACCAACAATTGCTACAAGCTGGCTCATATATTACCCCCACGTATTCAATTGAGTCAAAGATATAGATAAGTCATACATCTTGAAATAAATTGAGCAATTGTAGCAAACTAGCGCGCATACTGATGGAGTAGAATATCCGTCAACTCGTAACGAATTATAGACTTGCTCACTTTCGCAAACAATTTGATCCACAAGATCGAGGTCCTTTTACAACATTCATCTTATACATTTGTTTTCCCAAAACCTTCTTCAAATAGGTCTTCTGTTCAGGATTAAACTCATAGTATGTTCCGAGTCCCATAATAGATTTGTCATTCACCCTCTTTTGGGGCTTTTTGGCGGGCTTTTTGGAGTGAGATAGACCAAGCAGGTGCCCTACTTCATGTGCTATTGTCCTTGCTACTTTTTGTGGAGAATCTAAAAGTGCAAGTTGACTCCCGTTACTTCCAGGCATTGGCATAATTGGAAAGACAAATGCAATATCATCAGCTGTATCATTATTTTCATCTATTTCCTCTGCAAAACCATGAAATAAGCCACGATTAACATTGATGGCGGATGGCAGCTGATTGATACTCAAATATTTATTAGCTATTTGATATGTTGGGTCTGTAGAAACGTATACCGTTGAGTAGACAGCGTTAGAACCGGGTCTATAGTATGGCCTATGTTGCATGAATACAATATTTAGGTCCTTGAATATTCTTCCCAATTCTGACATCACATCTTGTATAAACTGACTTCTATTCCATGTCGTCTGCGACGCTTGAACAGGACTGCTCAATTGAGCGGCAGCGCGCAGTGCCGGAAGATCTAATCCCCTGCTATTAAAATAATATTTTTTCTGAGTACAGACCTTTCCAATTAAACAACGAAATTGAATATGATGCTTGGGATTGAAATTTACATAGACAACTTGTGGAGATGGGGAGTATTTCATATTTCCACGCAAAATCCTAGCTATAGCTATTTCAGGCTTTGTCCTGCAATCAACTGTGTACCATTCGTATCCTCCATCGCTTCCATTCCCTGACGCCTGTGCTCCTTTTCCCCAACTTAGGCTCAATGAGTATCTAGTAGTTAACTTATCCCCTTTCTGAAATCCGGCTTTGATGTATGGAGGAATTAATGTTCCATTACTAAAAAAACACTGATTGTAGGCTGAGCTTATAGAGATAGATGCATTCTTTGGTATATGCTTACGCTTTTTAATCGCATTTACTAAATCGCGGGCGTTGCATCCGAAGATCACTCTTCCATAACAATACTCCGGTGTATCTCGTCGGAATAAAATCGTATTTAAAGAATTTGCATAAGTGCCATGTGCGCCTATGGCTTTTTCCGCTTTATACGTTGTTGAATGCCCCTTTAGAGATCTAAGTCGCCGGCTCGATGCACGCGTATAATGTGTAGGAACACCGCCATTAGAACTATCACCAAACAAAAGCCTCCTCAAAAAATTTGTGGGCACATCTTCAAATGTCATATCATCGGAGCCTCTCACCTGATTGCTGCCTGATCGACGAGGAGATGATGTAGCAGGAAGATTTGCTTCAGCACGATTTGTACGGCGAGCGTATGGGACATAGGGTAAATCTTCCTGCTTGGCTGAAAAAATAGGATCAGGAAACAATGTCACTTTAGTATTTTTCTGAAAAATCAGTTTTCCTTCAAAGGTACATCCAGATCTTGTACTGACAGGCATCCCAATACGAAAATCACCATTTGGTTTGATGATGACTGGATTAGGACTGTAATAATAATTTCTAAGATTCCATCGTCCATCTTCACCAATGTATTTCCCTTTAATATGAGTCGTACGAGCACTTTCAACAGTTAAGTCCTTTTTCAACTCCAAAACATAAGAACCAGATTCATCTGTGAAGCTAAGGCTATATCCACCATGACGACTAAATAGACTAGCTTCACTAATCACACGATCATTGCGTTTTGGATTGCGTCCAAACCCAGTACATGAAGCTGTCCCAACCTTTTTAGCCGTTGCAGTCTCAGAAATCATTGACGCAGTAGCTGCTAAAGCAACAGCTGTAAGAGTAGAGACTAGTTTCATGCTGACACTTCTGAATGAAAAAACAACTCAAATATTTGCTTCACTTAACTCTGCAATCAGAATCCAGTAAAACGTAAATACTCTTTAGAAGAACTTAAGCGTTTCTTACTTAAATGGGCGCACACTGTCGTTCATGTGGCCTCGTACTGCAATAACGTGAGCCATTTCTCACTTTTTTCCAAGTAGAAAGAGAGTAAATTGTAAAACGCTCAACATTACTGTCACCATCATAATAAGGAGAGTATGAATTCTGTCCTACTACATAGCCATAGCGTTTTCCCTTGTAGAAGAGTTCAGGCGTTTTATAAAACGGATTCATAATTTTATCAGTATAACGAGATGCTGCAAAATCCTGAGCTACTCGATCTCCAAATGCCTGACGAATTAGGGCTAATCCTTTTCCCTCATCCCGAACAAAATCTAAACGAGAACGCACTGCACGTATTTCCAAAGACTCGGACTTTGATCGACTTGAGAGCGGACGTGTGATAGACGATGGATAAATAGCAAATCGTAATTCGCCACCTTGGAAAGGCTTCGAAAGCGTCTGATCACTTCTAGTTTCTTTATCTCGCCCAATTTTGTATCCTCTCCAGAGTGGGCGGCTTGCTGCAAATTTCATTGCCTGAGACATACTCTGACCGGGTAAAGCCCAGGCACTCATTGGGATAAAACACCCAACTCCAATAGCAAGAATTGATACAGCACTTAACTTTATAGTTTGAGTCATTTTCATGGGAGAACACAAATAACCTGTATTGTAGAAGCATATTATTTGATTCCTCACTGAAGTTGCAAGTGCTTCATGCCACAATTTAAGCAATTATTCACAGTTTTCAGTAATGGTTGCTAACGCTCTCTGCGTCGTAATGATTACCTTCTAAATCTATGGCCACCTCACCAAGACTTGATTAACTGAACTTTTCCTTTCTTGTCCTTCGTAACACCAACACTATGGCGATTATTTACTTCACTCCAGTCAAATAAACATTAAATTCCTGCATTGCCTTAGCCGCGCTGGTTTTACCAATTAATAAGCATCGTTTGAACACATCCAAATCCAGATTGCTCAGCCCCGGCAACTCACTCTGCTCAATTTTCTCATACCTATTTGCCCGCAGACGATACAACGCCAACGTCCCATCCTCCCAAAACCAAACCTCCGGAACCCCGATCTCCCGATAACGATCTAGCATTACTAATGCCATCACTACTCAAAGACAATCTCGATCGCCAAATCCGGAACAGGCTTAACCCCCTCAATACAATAAGACTGGTCCGGCTGTGCCGCCGCCTCTCCATCCACCTCTTGATTCGCACTGTCCGTCCCCAAAAACTCAACCCCTCGATCCCCAAAATATAACGACAGCAGAACATTTACCAAACTAGAGAAAATTTCGTGCGGTTTGTCCGGCATATAGATTTCGATCGTCCCATCAAAATAGCTGAGCTTTACATTTGGCGTCTGTTCGCAGCCCTGATGAATCAGCTTAAATTGGATCCCCTACCTAACGGTGTCGCCACCACCGCACCACCTCCCACGGCAACAGCAACAACCCCATCACAATCCCCGCTAACCCTGCCATCACACCCACTCGCCACGGCCACGGTCCCATCACATCAATCAATGTCGGCTGACTCGGATTACGTTCTCCCAAATACCCATAGTTAAACCCAAACGCCGCATCGATCGGAAACACCACCGCCACATAAGCCAACCCCGCCACCACCGACCAATACAAATCCTTCCACCTCGGCCGAAACCGATGCACCACCAGCATATACACCGCTGTTCCGACGATCGCCGTATGGTGCAACCAAAAAATCCAAAAGATCACTGTCAACGGCCCCGACCCCAAATCCGGCGTAATAATCCCCTGCAAACTCAGACCAATCCCCCAGAAATATAAAATCGCCACCAAAAACCGCGATCGCCACACCAACGCAAATGGCATCAGCAAAGCCACAATGTCACAGATATGCAGTGGCAACGACCCCGCCACATTAAAATTTCCCGGCAACAGCCACCACCCATGAAACCCCAACCATTGCAGCAAATAAAATAAAGCAAACCCGCGCTCAAACCAACTCAGCTTCTGCGTCCCGCGCCACCGCACACCCAAGCCAACCACAACCGCCCAAAAGATCGTTAAACCCACCACGATCGCTAAGTGGGTAAGCGAAAATGGCTGAAACTGATGGAGCGAGTCTGGCCACATACCTAGAGTTGTCATATTGGGTTAATGCCCGGTATCACTTGCTTATTCTAGATGACGTGGCTAATCGCGCCAGATATTCTACGGTGTGGCTTTAGTTTTCGCTTGGTTTGGTGTGAGCAGCAAGTACAGACCCGGAATCACCAGCAACGCAATCAGGGTAGAAGCGACTAAGCCAAACCCGATCGCACTCGCAAGGGGGAACCAAGTCGGATCACTTAAGGCCAGCGGGATGACGCCGACTATCGTCGTGATACTCGTGGTGAGAATGGGACGGAGACGATCGGCGGCCCCGCGTGCAGCAGCTTCCCTTACCTGCATGCCTTTTTCCCGATGACTGTTCATTGTTTCAATCATCACGATCGCATCATTGACCACAATTCCCGTTAAAGCAATAATCCCAATCACCGCTGGAAATGAGATGGGAATCTGGAACGCGAAGAAGCCTAGAAACGTACCGATAAATGCAAACGGTATCGCCAGCATAATGATGAATGGCTGTGTGAATGAGCTGAATTGAATCACCAACACTGCAAAGACTAAAAATAATGCCACAACGGCCATTTGTCCGGCAGAAGAAAATGTCTCCCCTTGGGTTTCTAATTCTCCACCAAATTTGTAGTCATAGCCTGATTCCCACTTTCGCTTCATGCTGACTATTTTCGGTTCGATGTCAGCCACAATCTCGCCAACGGTGCGATCTTTGTTCTTGGCTAATACCGTGACCGTGCGTTGGGCGCTGTTATGGGTAATGGATAAGGGTGCCTCACCCACTTCCACCTCTAAAACCTGGCTGCCAGCCACGGTTTCACCATTTTTGGTAAACACAGGCATACTGAGTAATTCGTCGCGTCTTGTTGGTCCGCCAACGCCACCAGCGCGTGAAGCCCATCGAGTACTCAAGCGAATTTCTAGATCTTCCTCACCGCCACCGATCGGGAAGTCGCCGATGTCATTATCCGTGAGTAAATAGCGTCCCTGTAGCGCAAGATCATCCGAGGATAATCCATGAAAATTAATCGATTCCCGCCGTGGTCGGAGTTTTAAATCCGGCCGTAAAGCCCCGAGGTCATCTCGCACATCGACCGCACCGGCGGTTTGTCTGAGGGCCAATTGCACTTCCCCAGAAATCCGACGGAGTTGACTCATATCAGTGCCAATTAGCTTAATTTGAATTGGATCGCCGCCGGTTCCAGTGGCTTCTTTATTTACCACCAGGGAAGCCCCAGGATATTGCCTAATTGCTGCGTTGAGTTCGTTGCGGAGGTCGTCCACATAGTCATACGATGGCTTGGCTCGATCGGAAAACGGCGTGAAAATTGCGGAAAAGCCGACAAGATAATTGCCGCCGCTAGGTTTAATCCCACTTTCTTGAACTAATCGACTGCGCTGTCCGACCAATTTAACCACACTCTCCAAATAGGTTTTATTGCGCAATGTCTCCCCAATGTCATCTGCTACTTTCTGCGATGTATCCAGCGTTGTTGTTGAGGGGAGTTCAATATTCACACTCAATTTCCGACCATCACTATCTGGGAATAGTGACCCTGGAACAGTGCCAACTAATATGGTTGAGGTGACGAATAGCGCCAGCACCCCAAATACCCAAACTTTCGCGATCGCCTTATTCCGAATTGTGACGGCTAAGCTCCAGTCATGGAATTTGGCTGCTGCAATTTCCGTCAGGCGATCGATCCGGCTTTTCTCCCCTTTCACCTGTAAATTGCCCAAGAGCAACCGCGACATTGGAATCGCCACAAATAGGGCAATGAAATAACTCAACACTAAACAGACGATCGCGCTAATCGGAATCAACCGGATAAATTTGCCCATGGTGCCGCTAATTGCCATCAAGGGCGCTAAGGCCAAAATCGTGGTGAGCTGTCCCGAAAAAGCGGGAACGGCATAGGTGCTCACTGTTTTGAGCGCGGCTTGATCAAAAGTTAGCCCCTCGACAAAAATCCCGTCATGCATCCCCTCCATCATCAGAATGAATACGTCAACAAGTAGCCCCAAGGCCAAAATCATCCCGACCTGAACCATCGTATTGAGGGTGAAGCCGCAGAGAAATAAGATTGCTAATGCGCCTAAGAAGGTCAGCGGAATCGCTAAACCAGCCACTAATGCTTCGCGCCAAGTTAAGGCAAATAATAAGACAATAAATACGCCTAAAACACCTTGCCAGGCATTCGTAAACACATTGAGGAGGTCTTTACTAATCGCGTCGGCATCGGTGCTAATCACGCGATAGTCTAAGCCGTAGGGCCAGAGATTTGGATTTTGTTTGGCCGCATCCAGCGCAGCGATCGCATCCTCAATCACCTTCACCGTATCGGAGCCTGCAACCTTGACTAGATCAAGATTCACAAACGTTTGAAAATTGCCTTGGGCCGAACTTAAAAATGCCCGGTTCTTTTCCCGCTCTAAATCTCGCCGGACTGCCGCAACTTCTTGTAATCGGACAACCCGACTACCTACATCTTCACCTAAGCGTGTGACGGGTAAGTTGCGTAACTCCTCAAGGCTTCGAAACCGACCGTAGTATCGCAGCTGTGTTCCAATCTCATCACTCTCAATCTGATCCCAAGGAAAATCCTGATTGCCCTGCTGAATCGCATCGGCCACCTGGGTGGCTGATACCCCCATCGTGGTCATGCGTGCCGGAATCAACTGGACATGAATCACTTCCTCACGATTCCCACTGAGGTCCACTTTACGGACATTTGGCACCGTTTCTAAGGTTTCTTGAATGTCTTTCGAGACTTTACTAAGGACAGCCAAATCAATATCGCCATACAACCCGACTGTCAGTACCGGCGTATCCTGGGTTGAGACTTGTTCGACCTTGGGCTCATCGGCCTTACTCGCCAGATCTGGTTTAGCTTCATCGACCTCAGCCCGGACTAAAGCTAAGGATTCACTGATCGGGGCTTCGGCCTCAAACTCCACTGAGATAATCGAAGAACCATCGAAAGAGGCACTATTCATCTCTTTCAGACCCTTCATTGACTTAAGTTCTTTCTCAAGCTTGTCAGTGACCTGGTTTTCGATCGTCTCTGGGTCAGCCCCGCCCCAATTGGTCTGGATATTGGCGATCGCCACATTAATATCAGGATCACCTTCCTTGACCATCGTTGAGATCCCCATGAACCCGCCGACAATCAGCAACAGCGATAGGAGAATGGCAAATACGGTTTTGAGAAAAAAGAACTGGGCCAAAGGCGACGCCTGGCTTGGGTCAGGAATATGATGTGCCGCATGGGATGTTGGCGGCGTAGGTGGTGAAGAT encodes:
- a CDS encoding phytoene desaturase family protein, producing the protein MSQLVAIVGLGPGGLATALRLLGQGCEVEIFEAADRVGGRMRGLQDGAYHFDTGPTILQMPQLYEDLFASAGLNRADYIEFQRVDPYTRLRFWDDTWLDLTTDRDALKQQIGEWRSDLPEAFDQWVKRLERMYELGYEPYLSQPARSLLGYARLDEIPAFLSFKPWESLYQHFWKAFGDDRLVYALSYPAKYLGMHPTLSASVFSLIPYLELAYGVWHPKGGFRALAQALGRAIEDKGGKIHLNSPVRQVLLKGDKAVGIELEDGRQIAADAVVVNADFAQAVQSIVPESHRGKYTKAFFDKKQFSCSTFMLHLGLDKQYDVPHHQIYLSEHVRRKDKPFVDDSALDETDPPFYVCYPGATETSAAPAGHSTLYVLVPIPHTGHGVNWSEQQQSYRDFVVQQLALLGFEDLEQHIVTESLHTADTWQDDYFVHLGAVFNLSHTWLQMGPMRPPIRSEKVESLYWVGGAVHPGSGLMTILEAAKNTAKFVAADLTGC
- a CDS encoding YwaF family protein, translated to MTTLGMWPDSLHQFQPFSLTHLAIVVGLTIFWAVVVGLGVRWRGTQKLSWFERGFALFYLLQWLGFHGWWLLPGNFNVAGSLPLHICDIVALLMPFALVWRSRFLVAILYFWGIGLSLQGIITPDLGSGPLTVIFWIFWLHHTAIVGTAVYMLVVHRFRPRWKDLYWSVVAGLAYVAVVFPIDAAFGFNYGYLGERNPSQPTLIDVMGPWPWRVGVMAGLAGIVMGLLLLPWEVVRWWRHR
- a CDS encoding L-threonylcarbamoyladenylate synthase, encoding MAQIYSLHPVNPQQRTVDDIRDELRRGAVMLYPTDTVYAIGCDLNSKSAVQRVRQIKDMANEKPLTFLCPSLSDIAQYAKVDDGSYKLMRKLIPGPYTFVLPTTKLVPKLVMHPKRKTTGIRVPDHPISLALMEALGNPIISTSAYALALEEEFEAVHVADSRFELFDGFDSMVDVIIDSDVEPSGQMSTIVDMTGDDPEVIRRGQNWETVEDLL
- a CDS encoding Uma2 family endonuclease, with translation MLDRYREIGVPEVWFWEDGTLALYRLRANRYEKIEQSELPGLSNLDLDVFKRCLLIGKTSAAKAMQEFNVYLTGVK
- a CDS encoding efflux RND transporter permease subunit, giving the protein MSPLSSPPTPPTSHAAHHIPDPSQASPLAQFFFLKTVFAILLSLLLIVGGFMGISTMVKEGDPDINVAIANIQTNWGGADPETIENQVTDKLEKELKSMKGLKEMNSASFDGSSIISVEFEAEAPISESLALVRAEVDEAKPDLASKADEPKVEQVSTQDTPVLTVGLYGDIDLAVLSKVSKDIQETLETVPNVRKVDLSGNREEVIHVQLIPARMTTMGVSATQVADAIQQGNQDFPWDQIESDEIGTQLRYYGRFRSLEELRNLPVTRLGEDVGSRVVRLQEVAAVRRDLEREKNRAFLSSAQGNFQTFVNLDLVKVAGSDTVKVIEDAIAALDAAKQNPNLWPYGLDYRVISTDADAISKDLLNVFTNAWQGVLGVFIVLLFALTWREALVAGLAIPLTFLGALAILFLCGFTLNTMVQVGMILALGLLVDVFILMMEGMHDGIFVEGLTFDQAALKTVSTYAVPAFSGQLTTILALAPLMAISGTMGKFIRLIPISAIVCLVLSYFIALFVAIPMSRLLLGNLQVKGEKSRIDRLTEIAAAKFHDWSLAVTIRNKAIAKVWVFGVLALFVTSTILVGTVPGSLFPDSDGRKLSVNIELPSTTTLDTSQKVADDIGETLRNKTYLESVVKLVGQRSRLVQESGIKPSGGNYLVGFSAIFTPFSDRAKPSYDYVDDLRNELNAAIRQYPGASLVVNKEATGTGGDPIQIKLIGTDMSQLRRISGEVQLALRQTAGAVDVRDDLGALRPDLKLRPRRESINFHGLSSDDLALQGRYLLTDNDIGDFPIGGGEEDLEIRLSTRWASRAGGVGGPTRRDELLSMPVFTKNGETVAGSQVLEVEVGEAPLSITHNSAQRTVTVLAKNKDRTVGEIVADIEPKIVSMKRKWESGYDYKFGGELETQGETFSSAGQMAVVALFLVFAVLVIQFSSFTQPFIIMLAIPFAFIGTFLGFFAFQIPISFPAVIGIIALTGIVVNDAIVMIETMNSHREKGMQVREAAARGAADRLRPILTTSITTIVGVIPLALSDPTWFPLASAIGFGLVASTLIALLVIPGLYLLLTPNQAKTKATP